A stretch of Acidobacteriota bacterium DNA encodes these proteins:
- the dnaA gene encoding chromosomal replication initiator protein DnaA — MTNWERIKDFLRLNTDELTYNTWFSPLSFIGRDENTIYIKVPNIEFKNALVKHFLTSIREAVFEILKENLNLKFLYEEELPIKKPGGSQEISFNHRTNLNPKYTFESFVVGPCNQFAHAASTAVAENPGKAYNPLYIYGGVGLGKTHLMSAIGHHILKKNSRTKLFYVTTENFMNELINYLHYGKIIEFRKKYRSVDVLLIDDIQFLSGKDRTKEEFFHTFNYLYDAQKQVVISSDCPPKEIPHLEERLHSRFEWGLIADLKPPELEMKVAILQKKAGEESVTLPENVALFIASKIQSNIRELEGCLKRIIAFSSLKGVEIDLLLAKEALKNLIDVSEKKITSEAIQKFVAEKFNIKIVDLKSKNNSPKVSFPRQIAMYLIKELTEYSLPEIGRSFGDKHHTTVLYSIKKIEGYRKRDQEFNRLIASFVDYFRQ, encoded by the coding sequence ATGACGAACTGGGAAAGAATAAAAGACTTTTTGAGATTAAATACAGATGAGTTAACTTACAATACATGGTTCAGTCCATTGAGTTTTATCGGCAGAGATGAAAATACAATTTATATCAAAGTTCCAAACATAGAATTCAAAAATGCACTAGTTAAACACTTTTTAACTTCCATAAGAGAAGCTGTCTTTGAAATTTTAAAGGAGAATTTGAACTTGAAGTTTCTTTACGAAGAAGAGCTGCCCATAAAAAAACCAGGGGGTTCTCAAGAAATTTCCTTTAACCACAGGACAAACTTGAACCCAAAATATACCTTTGAATCATTCGTTGTTGGTCCGTGTAACCAATTTGCTCATGCAGCTTCGACTGCAGTAGCTGAAAATCCTGGAAAAGCATATAATCCCCTCTATATTTATGGTGGAGTTGGTCTCGGAAAGACCCACCTGATGAGTGCAATAGGTCATCATATTTTGAAAAAAAATTCCAGGACAAAACTATTTTACGTTACAACTGAAAATTTTATGAATGAGCTCATAAACTATCTTCACTATGGAAAAATAATTGAATTTAGAAAAAAGTACAGAAGTGTTGATGTGCTATTGATTGATGACATTCAATTCCTTTCTGGAAAAGACAGAACTAAAGAAGAGTTTTTTCATACTTTCAATTATCTTTATGATGCCCAGAAACAAGTTGTTATTTCATCAGATTGTCCTCCAAAAGAAATTCCTCACCTTGAGGAGAGACTTCATTCAAGATTCGAATGGGGTTTGATAGCTGATTTAAAACCACCTGAGTTAGAAATGAAAGTAGCTATATTACAAAAAAAAGCAGGTGAAGAGAGTGTAACATTACCTGAAAATGTTGCTCTTTTTATTGCAAGTAAAATCCAATCAAATATAAGGGAATTGGAAGGATGTCTAAAAAGGATAATCGCATTTTCATCTTTAAAGGGGGTTGAAATAGACCTCTTGTTAGCCAAAGAAGCTTTAAAAAATTTGATAGATGTATCAGAAAAAAAGATTACATCTGAAGCAATTCAAAAATTTGTTGCTGAAAAATTTAATATAAAAATTGTTGATTTAAAATCTAAGAATAATTCCCCAAAAGTTTCGTTTCCAAGACAGATCGCGATGTACCTTATAAAAGAATTAACAGAGTATTCTCTGCCTGAAATTGGAAGAAGTTTTGGTGATAAACATCACACAACGGTTTTGTATTCTATAAAGAAAATAGAGGGATATAGAAAGAGAGATCAAGAATTCAACAGGCTAATCGCAAGTTTTGTAGACTACTTCAGACAATGA
- the dnaN gene encoding DNA polymerase III subunit beta — protein sequence MKFKTEKDVIFDELNILQDIVEKRNTMPILSNILLLTRNGSIEMIATDLEVGLITKFNADVEKEGSVALPGKKFFEIIKSLPEGEEIYIKEMENNKIEIKSAMTRFVMLSSIAEDFPKISLPDKKEKIEIPFKPFIEMVNKTLYVLASEQRYTLNGALFILKENSMELVATDGHRLSYNKSKVETKMEGNEQRIIISKKTLQEIKRMDGIDKFNFYLNENNLFFEMDNRILISRKMDFSFPPYEKVIPFDNENRATINREDFINAIKRVFIFSSERSRGIKFTFEGDKVFLFTSNPELGEASDSVDIGYVGNELEISFNAHYILDFLNSLDDEKIIVEMRDSEKAVLFKPEETNNYTYLYVLMPMKI from the coding sequence ATGAAATTTAAGACTGAAAAAGATGTAATATTTGATGAGTTAAACATACTCCAAGACATTGTTGAGAAAAGAAATACAATGCCGATATTATCAAATATTCTCCTATTAACGAGGAACGGGTCTATTGAAATGATAGCAACAGATCTTGAAGTGGGATTGATAACAAAGTTCAATGCAGATGTCGAAAAAGAAGGTTCTGTTGCGCTTCCAGGAAAGAAATTTTTTGAAATTATAAAATCTTTACCAGAAGGCGAAGAAATTTATATAAAAGAAATGGAAAACAATAAAATTGAGATCAAAAGTGCAATGACTCGTTTTGTGATGCTAAGTTCCATTGCTGAAGATTTTCCAAAAATATCCCTGCCCGATAAAAAAGAAAAAATTGAAATTCCATTTAAACCTTTCATTGAAATGGTCAATAAAACTTTATATGTGTTAGCTTCAGAACAGAGATACACTCTAAACGGAGCTTTATTTATCTTAAAAGAAAATTCCATGGAGTTAGTTGCAACCGATGGTCATCGGCTCTCCTATAATAAGAGTAAAGTTGAAACGAAAATGGAAGGAAACGAACAGAGAATTATAATTTCAAAAAAGACATTACAAGAGATAAAAAGAATGGATGGAATAGATAAATTCAATTTTTATTTAAACGAGAACAACTTATTTTTTGAAATGGATAATCGAATTTTGATATCAAGAAAAATGGATTTTTCTTTTCCTCCTTATGAAAAGGTAATTCCTTTTGATAATGAAAACAGAGCCACAATAAACAGAGAAGATTTCATTAACGCTATAAAGAGAGTTTTTATATTTTCCTCAGAGAGAAGCAGAGGAATAAAGTTCACATTTGAGGGTGATAAGGTATTTTTATTTACATCCAATCCAGAACTTGGCGAGGCATCGGATTCAGTGGATATTGGTTATGTAGGAAATGAATTAGAAATTAGTTTTAATGCCCATTACATTTTAGATTTTCTTAACAGCCTTGATGATGAGAAAATTATAGTTGAAATGCGGGATAGCGAGAAAGCAGTTCTTTTTAAGCCGGAAGAAACAAATAATTACACATATCTGTATGTGCTGATGCCGATGAAGATATAG
- the gyrB gene encoding DNA topoisomerase (ATP-hydrolyzing) subunit B, with protein MSKQETPDIQIIVDENDEYSAESIKVLKGLEAVRLRPAMYIGSTGQSGLHHLVYELVDNSIDEALAGYCNLITVIIHVDNSVTVIDNGRGIPIDFHEEEGKSAAEVVLTTLHSGGKFDKKIYKVSGGLHGVGISVVNALSKRLELEVWRDSGVWVQFYERGKAVNQIRKTGKTSKRGTKITFWPDPGIFEDIDFNFEILSQRLRELAFLNNGVSILLEDERTDKKHVFQYEGGIVSFVEYLNKNKNVLHDKPIYFNGEKDGIKVEVAIQYNNTYSETIYSFVNSINTAEGGTHLVGFKSGLTRVINNYTSSQNFLKDSIKNLQGEDIREGLCSVISLKVPDPQFEGQTKTKLGNSEIKGIVETIVNSKLTSYMEENPAVTKKILTKIIEAARAREAARKAREISRKKSLLELTDLPGKLADCQEKDPSKSEIFIVEGDSAGGSAKQARDRRFQAVLPLKGKILNVEKARWDKILANDEIRTIIQAIGTGIGNEDFKIENLRYHKIILMTDADVDGSHIKTLLMTFFYRQMTKIIENGYLYIAQPPLFKIKKGKEEIYLKNEKEFENFLIHKICEEKEVISKDFVLRGGELKNILNKLVHKRNYYKIFERKNYPVPLLDVILKEKLSEEILKDKVQLERIKNRIKNLGLDTEIVEDEEHGVYSLLISFSSNGISKRVEINWNLMNLPEYKVLTSIQKSIEKLGNPPFYFQDGKERVKVIADIELLNSLLESGKKGLSIQRYKGLGEMNPEQLWETTMDTEKRTLLKVSIQDAIEAEYIFSLLMGDEVEPRRNFIQENALEAKNIDI; from the coding sequence ATGAGCAAGCAAGAAACACCAGATATCCAAATAATTGTCGATGAAAATGATGAGTATTCAGCTGAAAGCATTAAGGTACTAAAAGGTCTGGAGGCTGTCCGATTAAGACCTGCAATGTATATAGGTTCCACAGGACAGTCAGGTCTTCATCATTTGGTTTATGAATTAGTTGATAACAGCATTGATGAAGCTTTAGCTGGATATTGTAATTTAATAACAGTTATCATTCATGTAGATAATTCTGTTACCGTGATCGACAATGGAAGGGGTATCCCTATAGATTTTCATGAAGAGGAAGGAAAATCTGCTGCAGAGGTTGTTCTAACTACCCTTCATTCAGGTGGGAAATTTGATAAAAAGATTTATAAAGTTTCAGGAGGGTTACACGGGGTTGGAATCTCAGTGGTTAATGCTCTTTCTAAACGATTAGAACTTGAGGTCTGGAGAGACTCAGGTGTATGGGTTCAGTTCTATGAAAGAGGAAAGGCTGTTAACCAAATAAGGAAAACGGGCAAAACCAGTAAAAGGGGAACTAAGATTACTTTCTGGCCCGACCCAGGAATATTTGAAGACATTGATTTTAATTTTGAAATATTGTCCCAGAGATTAAGAGAGCTTGCGTTTTTAAATAATGGGGTATCCATTTTACTGGAAGATGAGAGAACTGATAAAAAACATGTGTTTCAGTATGAGGGAGGAATAGTTTCATTTGTTGAATATTTAAACAAAAACAAAAATGTTCTTCATGATAAACCAATCTATTTTAATGGTGAAAAAGATGGTATAAAAGTGGAAGTTGCAATTCAATATAACAATACTTATTCGGAAACAATTTATTCTTTTGTGAACAGCATTAACACGGCGGAAGGAGGAACGCACTTGGTAGGGTTCAAGTCAGGCCTGACAAGAGTAATAAATAATTATACTTCCTCTCAGAATTTTTTGAAGGACTCCATAAAAAATTTACAGGGTGAAGACATAAGAGAAGGCTTATGTTCCGTTATAAGCTTAAAAGTTCCTGATCCCCAGTTCGAGGGACAGACAAAAACAAAACTTGGAAATAGCGAGATAAAAGGAATTGTTGAGACAATCGTAAACAGCAAATTGACCTCCTATATGGAAGAAAATCCTGCAGTTACAAAGAAAATACTTACCAAGATTATCGAAGCCGCAAGAGCGCGGGAAGCAGCAAGAAAAGCAAGAGAGATTTCCAGAAAGAAAAGTTTATTAGAGTTAACTGACCTTCCAGGAAAGTTAGCAGACTGCCAGGAAAAAGATCCATCTAAGAGCGAGATATTTATCGTTGAGGGAGACTCAGCTGGTGGCTCAGCAAAACAGGCCAGAGATAGAAGATTTCAAGCTGTTTTACCTTTGAAAGGAAAAATTTTAAATGTAGAAAAAGCTCGATGGGATAAAATTCTGGCGAACGATGAAATAAGAACAATTATTCAAGCAATAGGTACTGGTATTGGAAATGAAGATTTTAAAATAGAGAACTTACGGTACCACAAAATAATTCTCATGACCGATGCAGATGTGGATGGCTCCCATATAAAAACCCTTTTAATGACATTTTTTTACAGGCAAATGACAAAAATTATCGAAAATGGTTATCTGTATATAGCCCAGCCTCCTCTTTTTAAAATAAAAAAGGGAAAGGAAGAAATATATTTAAAAAATGAAAAGGAATTTGAGAATTTCCTAATCCATAAAATATGCGAAGAAAAAGAAGTAATCTCTAAAGATTTCGTTTTAAGGGGAGGCGAATTAAAAAATATTTTAAATAAACTTGTTCATAAAAGAAATTATTACAAAATTTTTGAAAGAAAAAATTATCCCGTTCCATTATTAGATGTTATTTTAAAAGAAAAACTGTCAGAAGAAATTTTGAAGGACAAGGTTCAATTAGAAAGGATAAAAAATAGAATTAAAAATTTAGGGCTCGACACAGAAATTGTTGAGGACGAAGAACATGGAGTATATTCACTTCTGATTTCGTTTTCATCAAATGGTATTTCAAAAAGAGTAGAGATAAACTGGAATTTAATGAATTTGCCTGAATATAAAGTGTTAACTAGTATTCAGAAATCGATTGAAAAGCTCGGAAATCCACCTTTCTATTTTCAGGATGGAAAAGAACGTGTAAAAGTTATAGCAGACATAGAATTATTAAATTCGTTATTAGAATCAGGAAAGAAAGGATTATCAATTCAAAGATACAAGGGGCTGGGAGAGATGAACCCTGAACAGTTATGGGAAACAACTATGGACACAGAAAAAAGAACATTGTTGAAGGTCTCGATTCAGGATGCCATTGAGGCTGAATACATTTTCTCTCTTTTAATGGGAGACGAAGTAGAACCAAGAAGAAATTTTATTCAGGAAAATGCTTTAGAAGCAAAGAACATTGATATATAA